Below is a genomic region from Catenuloplanes atrovinosus.
GGCGCCGCCGTCCTCGGCCTGCTGGCCGGCCGGATCACCCGCAGCGTCGCGGCCGAGGTCACCGACTCCGCGCCGTCCGGCGGCGGCACCACGCCGGCCCCGGCCACGCCGTCCGCCACCACGACCACCACGGTCACCGCGACCGCCCCGGTCCCGGCCGCCCCGGTGCCGGCCGCGCCGGTCACCACCGCGGTCGTCACGCCGGCCACCACCACGCTGCCGCCGACCACCGAGCCCGATCCGCTGTTGCCGCCGGTGACCGATCCGCTGGCCCCGCCGGCGACCGAGCGCCCGTACCCGGGAGATGTCCGGCCATGACACAGGGTCCCGATGTGTCGCAGCGCTCCTTCGGGGAGCTGCTGGGCGAGGTCACCCAGGACCTCTCCACGCTGGTCCGCCAGGAGGTCGAGCTGGCCAAGGCGGAGATGCGCCAGGAGGCGTCGAAGGCCGGCAAGGCGGCCGGCCTGTTCGGCGGCGCCGGAGTCGCCGGCTTCCTGGTGGTGCTGTTCCTGTCGTTCGCCCTCTGGTGGGGCCTGGCCAACGTGATGGACCAGAGCTGGGCCGCGCTGATCGTGGCCGCGCTCTGGGCGATCGTCGGCGGCGTGCTGTTCACGCTGGCCCGCGGCAAGGCGCGCGAGATGCGCGGCCTGCCGCAGACCGCGGAGACCGCGAAGGAGATTCCCCAAGCCCTCAAGCCGAATCGTGGAGGCGTGTCATGACCAGCGATCCCGACCAGATCCGCGCCGAGATCGAACGTACCCGCGCCGGCCTCAGCTCCGACGTGGACGCGCTCGCGTACAAGGCGAGCCCCACCCGCATCGTCGAGGAGCGCAAGCAGCGCGTGCGTGACGCGCTCCGTAGCACCCGGGAGAAGATCATGGGAACCGCCTCCAACACCGGCTCGGCCGTGAGCGGCAAGACCTCGGACGCCGCGCACGCGGTGTCGAGCACCGCGTCCGGCGCCGCGCAGACCGTCTCGGACAAGGCCTCGGGTGCCGCGCACGCGGTGTCGGAGAAGGCGTCCGACGCGGCGGACGCGATCCGTCAGGCCCCGGCCGTCGCCCGCGCGAAGACCGAGGGCAACCCGCTCGCCGCCGGCCTGATCGCGTTCGGCGCCGGCTGGCTGATCTCCTCGCTGCTCCCGCCCACCCAGAAGGAACGCGAGCTGGCCGCCAGCGCGAAGGCCGCGGTCCAGGAGAACAAGGAGACGCTGGTCCAGGAGGCGAAGCAGCTCGCCGGTGAGCTGCAGGAGAACCTGCGCGGCCCCGCCGAGGAGGCGGCCGGCCGGCTCAAGGAGACCGCGACCGACGCGGCCGAGACCGTGCGCGGCGAGGGCCGCTCCGCGGCCGACGGCGTCAAGCAGCGCGCCGCGGAGGCCCGCGAGGAGGTCCGCTCCTCCTGAGCGTCACAGCAAGGCAGCACCCCGGGAGCGCCGGTCCACGTCGGACCGGCGCTCCTCCGCGTCGCGCCGCCGGAAACGCGTCGCGCCACCGGAAACACGTCGCGCCGCCGGAAACACGTCGCGCCGCCGGAAACACGTCGCGCCGCCGGAAACACGTCGCGCCGCCGGAAACGCGTCGGCCGTCCGGTCACACAACCGACACCGAGGAGCCGAGCCGGGGCCCTCCGAATGTGCGAGGCTTTCCGCAGGGCCGGAAGCCGCCGGGGGGCGGCACGGCACCCGGATACCGCACGCGTCCCGCACGGCCGAGGACGGGCGGGTCGCGAGCGTCTCCCAGGGGGATGGAGACCTCAGTGACCAGGTTGGACGGATCGACACAGGACATCGGAGCGCTCGTCACGGCCGCGTCCCGGGGGGACACGCGGGCCTGGGACACGATCGTGGCCCGGTACGGCGGACTGGTGACCGCGGTGTGCCGGCAGTGGCGGCTGAGCGACGCCGACACCGCCGACGTGAGCCAGACCGTCTGGCTGCGCCTGTTCGAGCAGTTGGACCGGCTGCGTGACCCGCGGGCGCTGCCCGCGTGGCTGCTGACCACCACCCGGCGCGAGTGCCACCACGTGCACCGGGCCGCCAAGCGCGAGCTGCCCGGCGCGATCGCCGCGCGGCTGGAGGGGCAGGCGGACGCCACCGCCGCCTCGATCGACGACGGCCTGCTGCGCCGGGAGCGCCGCGCGGCCGTGCGCGCCGCGTTCGACGAACTGCCGCCGCACTGCCGTGAGCTGCTGGAGTTGCTGCTCAGTGACCCGCCCACGCCGTACGGGGAGATCAGCGCCCGGCTCGGCGTGCCGTGCGGCGGCATCGGGCCGAACCGCGCCCGCTGCCTGGACCGGATGCGGCGCAATCCCCGGTTCCGCGCGTTCATGACCGAGCCGGCCGGGCCGCCCCGGAGCCGATGACAGCTAGTGATGCCG
It encodes:
- a CDS encoding phage holin family protein; its protein translation is MTQGPDVSQRSFGELLGEVTQDLSTLVRQEVELAKAEMRQEASKAGKAAGLFGGAGVAGFLVVLFLSFALWWGLANVMDQSWAALIVAALWAIVGGVLFTLARGKAREMRGLPQTAETAKEIPQALKPNRGGVS
- a CDS encoding DUF3618 domain-containing protein, translated to MTSDPDQIRAEIERTRAGLSSDVDALAYKASPTRIVEERKQRVRDALRSTREKIMGTASNTGSAVSGKTSDAAHAVSSTASGAAQTVSDKASGAAHAVSEKASDAADAIRQAPAVARAKTEGNPLAAGLIAFGAGWLISSLLPPTQKERELAASAKAAVQENKETLVQEAKQLAGELQENLRGPAEEAAGRLKETATDAAETVRGEGRSAADGVKQRAAEAREEVRSS
- a CDS encoding RNA polymerase sigma factor — translated: MTRLDGSTQDIGALVTAASRGDTRAWDTIVARYGGLVTAVCRQWRLSDADTADVSQTVWLRLFEQLDRLRDPRALPAWLLTTTRRECHHVHRAAKRELPGAIAARLEGQADATAASIDDGLLRRERRAAVRAAFDELPPHCRELLELLLSDPPTPYGEISARLGVPCGGIGPNRARCLDRMRRNPRFRAFMTEPAGPPRSR